In the Hordeum vulgare subsp. vulgare chromosome 7H, MorexV3_pseudomolecules_assembly, whole genome shotgun sequence genome, one interval contains:
- the LOC123410885 gene encoding protein REVEILLE 1-like, translating into MNPRFNQERIPSEVEGGRTIIDGLNNYYYNDDTNHDKNKKNDIAAKLQTWFPRKTMPQVTNMYGDLAAEMHMLQCTEKEYHGTNGEHGVNYTVDGHVNKTFGFQEEAAMEGTDFLFGCPLDNRQTMDNQEEVSMVEQNKVVLENKTCIHQPVLAPCAKGFWTPEEHRLFLHGLSVCGRGKWKDISKHFVTSRTPIQISSHAQKYFMRLKNKGSRSQRYSINDVELDDSGPWKMENTSNFWQALALQSTVDADNKNPSFDLQTPSSPFFTINNIP; encoded by the exons ATGAATCCAAGATTCAACCAGGAAAGGATCCCTTCCGAGGTAGAGGGGGGTAGAACAATcatcgatgggctcaacaactactactacaatgaTGACACCAACcatgacaagaacaagaagaatgaTATTGCGGCCAAGCTCCAAACATGGTTCCCTAGGAAGACCATGCCACAGGTAACAAACATGTATGGTGATCTTGCTGCAGAGATGCATATGTTGCAGTGTACAGAGAAGGAGTACCATGGTACCAATGGTGAGCATGGTGTCAATTACACCGTGGATGGCCATGTGAATAAAACATTTGGATTCCAAGAGGAGGCCGCAATGGAAGGAACCGACTTTTTGTTTGGTTGTCCATTAGATAACAGGCAAACCATGGACAATCAAGAGGAGGTGTCGATGGTGGAGCAGAACAAGGTGGTGTTAGAGAATAAGACGTGCATCCACCAACCAGTGCTTGCACCATGTGCCAAGGGGTTTTGGACCCCTGAAGAACACAG GCTCTTTCTCCATGGCTTGAGCGTATGTGGCCGTGGAAAATGGAAGGACATATCAAAGCACTTCGTCACTAGTAGGACTCCAATCCAGATTTCGAGCCATGCACAGAAGTACTTCATGAGGCTAAAGAACAAAGGGTCAAGAAGCCAGCGCTACAGCATCAATGATGTGGAGCTCGATGATTCTGGCCCATGGAAAATGGAGAATACCTCTAACTTCTGGCAAGCACTTGCCTTGCAATCTACAGTTGATGCTGATAACAAAAATCCAAGCTTCGACTTGCAAACTCCTTCGAGCCCATTTTTCACCATAAACAATATACCTTAG